The following DNA comes from Takifugu flavidus isolate HTHZ2018 unplaced genomic scaffold, ASM371156v2 ctg704, whole genome shotgun sequence.
TGGTATGTAGGTGACGCTCAGAACTTGCCCCTTGGTGCTACAGATGATGTTAATGAACCACGTCTGGGTTTCAGCAAACTGAGAAAAGtttaagaagagaaaatgactttCGCAAGATGCAAATGACAACTGCAAAGATGCGACAGTCAACATCCTAAAACAAGCGGGGAGCTCCGCTCCAGGGTACCAATGGGTACCAACAATGACTTCCTTAAAGCAGCAAACTTTACCCTAAAGAAGAGGGTAAACTTGGTTAAAACTGTCGACGAGGTGATTATAGGATGCTTACTTGGTACTTCCTGAAGAACATGGTGCAGTTCTTCTGCTTCGGTCTGGAGAGATCCACAGGATGTAGTTGGCAGGAACTGTTGTAATAATTGTCCCTGTAAAACCACATCACGATGATCAGCGTAACGTGCAGCAAACATTCATTCAAAATGGAAGATTTCTGTAGCTTATCATACTCGTGTGGCCGCACCGCTTCTATTGTGCACACATCGTCCTGGTGTTCGTGCGTACTGTTCCACACGCAGTTGATGGTGTTGTTGAAATCATTGTAGcaggacaggtctgcaggaattttattggttttattacGTGAAAAGCAACCAGTAAAAGAATGACATTGTTAAAAAATGCAgtgggtgtggaggagctgatagttgctacagctggcactgcaggcgcACCAGTCGGCACCAATcttcatcaggccacctatttatggacggagcgcctgtctaccagcaccggagagttttggtgtttaCCCATGGTAGAGCTGACTTTTGTTTCCTCATCATTGGTGTTGTAAAACTCGTTGATAAGCATCgccctgctggactggagaacgtgcaggacctgactcttgtgTTGGCTCCCCGCTGGAGCTCTATGTGCACCCCGGAAGACTGGatgagtgcttccctgcggtccaggaggactgccaattTGAGCTTTTGAATAAAGATTTGGTGGTTGAACTTTTAccattgtgttttttgtgttttaaattatCATACATtggtgttggggtccagggttccaggtTGTGTGTTGCGGTCCAatgtgtttcttcctgcagggggcgtggaggagccgatatttgcaacagctggcactgcaAGCAGGCGCACCTATCGGCAATcttcatcaggccacctatttatggactgagcgcctgtctaccagcgtcGGAGAGTTTGGGCGTTTCCTCATCATTGGTGTTGTACAACTCGTTGATAAGCATCGCCCTGCTGGATTGAAGAACGCGCAGGACCTGACCATTGTATTGGCTCCCCACGGGGGCTCTCTGTGCACCCCGGAAGACTGGatgagtgcttccctgcggtccaggactGCCAATTTGATCTTTTGAATAAAGATTTGGTGGTTGAACTTTTACCAttgtgttttgcctgcttttgggtcctggaAAACCCCAAAACCTAACACATTggcttttaaataaatccagGACAACCTACAGGACAGAGACCTTTCAAATGGATTACAAATAGGTCAATAGGATGACTGTAATCAATAAATGGAAGTGGAACCTGAAGGCTGTGCAACTGTCGGCTTCTCTCTTTCCACCGTTGCCACCCACGACACAGAGGGGCTCCAATCACTCCAGGTAGATTTGTGTCTTGTGGCTTGCACTCGAATGCGCGCCTCATACTTATCGCCTTTAATCAGGTCATCAGGCAGCCGTATTTTGGCAACTGAGACCTTCCGACTTGCACTCTTTCGAAAGCGGGGGGTCCTGACAATGAAACCAGGAAATAAAGTCTTATGACTTCCttccacacgtgtgtgtgtgtgtgtgtgtgtgtgtgtgtgtatataacaCTGTAAAGTAAACAGTGAATATTAGAAACTAAGTCAGACTTCATAAAGACATACCCTCCATGGTTGATCCTGTTGCCTCAGTTGAAGCTGGCCGCAGTACTCTTTGAATCTCAAGTGGCGGGGGTATTGAGGGAACCAGACAACGGTGGTAAGGTTGACCTCTGGTTTTGGCGGGGGGTTCAGCTTTACTAAAGAAACACAGCATATTTCAGACCCTGTGGGGCTGGCAGGGAATGTTATATTGCGTTAGTCATACTGACTGTGGCAGGATGGTATGTAGGTGACGCTCAGAACTTGCCCCTTGGTGCTACAGCTGATGTTAATGAACCACGTCTGGGTTTCAGCAAACTGAGAAAAGtttaagaagagaaaatgactttCGCAAGATGCAAATGACAACTGCAAAGATGTGACAGTCAACATCCTAAAACAAGCGGGGAGCTCCGCTCCAGGGTACCAATGGGTACCAACAATGACTTCCTTAAAGCAGCAAGCAAACTTTACCCTAAAGAAGAGGGTAAACTTGGTTAAAACTGTCAACGAGGTGATTATAGGATGCTTACTTGGTACTTCCTGAAGAACATGGTGCAGTTCTTCTGCTTCGGTCTGGAGAGATCCACAGGATGTAGTTGGCAGGAACTGTTGTAATAATTGTTCCTGTAAAACCACATCACGATGATCAGCTTAACGTGTAGCAAACATTCATTCAAAATGGAAGATTTCTGTAGCTTATCATACTCGTGTGGCCGCACCGCTTCTATTGTGCACACATCGTCCTGGTGTTCGTGCGTACTGTTCCACACGCAGTTGATGGTGTTGTTGAAATCATTGTAGcaggacaggtctgcaggaattttattggttttattaagTGAAAAGCAACCAGTAAAAGAATGACATTGTTAAAAAATGCAgtgggtgtggaggagctgatagttgctacagctggcactgcaggcgcACCAGTCGGCACCAATcttcatcaggccacctatttatggacggAGCACCTGTATACCAGCACcggagagttttggtgtttaCCCATGGTAGAGCTGACTTTTGTTTCCTCATCATTGGTGTTGTAAAACTCGTTGATAAGCATCgccctgctggactggagaacgtgcaggacctgactcttgtgTTGGCTCCCCGCTGGAGCTCTATGTGCACCCCGGAAGACTGGatgagtgcttccctgcggtccaggaggactgccaattTGAGCTTTTGAATAAAGATTTGGTGGTTGAACTTTTAccattgtgttttttgtgttttaaattatCATACATtggtgttggggtccagggttccaggtTGTGTGTTGCGGTCCAatgtgtttcttcctgcagggggtgtggAGGAGCCGATATTTgcaacagctggcactgcaggcaggcgcacctatCGGCAATcttcatcaggccacctatttatggactgagcgcctgtctaccagcgtcGGAGAGTTTGGGCGTTTCCTCATCATTGGTGTTGTACAACTCGTTGATAAGCATCGCCCTGCTGGATTGAAGAACGCGCAGGACCTGACCATTGTATTGGCTCCCCACGGGGGCTCTCTGTGCACCCCGAAGACTGGatgagtgcttccctgcggtccaggactGCCAATTTGATCTTTTGAATAAAGATTTGGTGGTTGAACTTTTACCAttgtgttttgcctgcttttgggtcctggaAAACCCCAAAACCTAACACATTggcttttaaataaatccagGACAACCTACAGGACAGAGACCTTTCAAATGGGTTACAAATAGGTCAATAGGATGACTGTAATCAATAAATGGAAGTGGAACCTGAAGGCTGTGCAACTGTCGGCTTCTCTCTTCCCACCGTTGCCACCCACGACTCAGAGGGGCTCCAATCACTCCAGGTAGATTTGTGTCTTGTGGCTTGCACTCGAATGCGCGCCTCATACTTATCGCCTTTAATCAGGTCATCAGGCAGCCGCATTTGGCAACTGACACCTTCTTTCGACTTGCACTCTTTCGAAAGCGGGGGGTCCTGACAATGAAACCAGGAAATAAAGTCTTATGACTTCCttccacacgtgtgtgtttgtgtgtgtgtgtgtgtgtgcatgtgtggatatAACACTGTAAAGTAAACAGTGAATATTAGAAACTAAGTCAGACTTCATAAAGACATACCCTCCATGGTTGATCCTGTTGCCTCATTGAAGCTGGCCGCAGTACTCTTTGAGTCTCCGGTTGTGGGGGTATTGAGGGAACCAGACAACGGTGGTAAGGTTGACCTCTGGTTTTGGCGGGGGGTTCAGCTTTACTAAAGAAACACAGCATATTTCAGACCCTGTGGGGCTGGCAGGGAATGTTATATTGCGTTAGTCATACTGACTGTGGCAGGATGGTATGTAGGTGACGCTCAGAACTTGCCCCTTGGTGCTACAGCTGATGTTAATGAACCACGTCTGGGTTTCAACAAACTGAGAAAAGtttaagaagagaaaatgacttGGAAGATTTTCGCAAGATGCAAATGACAACTGCAAAGATGCGACAGTCAACATCCTAAAACAAGCGGGGGGAGCTCCGGGTACCATGGGTACACAATGGTACCTCAATGCTCCTTAAAGCAGCAAACTTTACCCTAAAGAAGAGGGTAAACTTGGTTAAAACTGTCGACGAGGTGATTATAGGATGCTTACTTGGTACTTCTTGAAGAACATGGTGCAGTTCTTCTGCTTCGGTCTGGAGAGATCCACAGGATGTGTTTGACAGGAACTGTTGTAATAATTGTTCCTGTAAAACCACATCATGATGATCAGCGTAACGTGCAGCAAACATTCATTCAAAATGGAAGATTTCTGTAGCTTATCATACTCGTGTGGCCGCACCGCTTCTATTGTGCACACATCGTCCTGGTGTTCGTGCGTACTGTTCCACACGCAGTTGATGGTGTTGTTGAAATCATTGTAGcaggacaggtctgcaggaattttattggttttattaagTGAAAAGCAACCAGTAAAACAATGACattgttaaaaaatgaaagtttCTAACTTTCTGGCAGGATCGAGCACTCCCTCTGCGCTAAGATGAACCCAAAAGGCAGAAGAAGTAGGTACCCCAGATGGCTTTTTATGGTTTTCTCCATTGATCTCTACAAAACAAACACCGCTTTGGTGTTTTGTTCTGCCAGGTTTGGTTGGGTTTTGCCACATTGccacactgaaaaacacaagTCTTCCTCTGAAATTCTGTCACGGACGTCAGTGCAGTTCTGATGTGTTGACATAACAAAACAATTTACATCCAAGTTAAGACTTACTCTCCACTCGAAAATTATGCAGGAGTGGGTGATCTGATAAATATCTCCAGTCTGTCATTTGTCTTAATtgtaagagaggaaaaaagaatttGGAAAGTGGCTAATTTTGTATTCATGAAGGCGGAAACTGAGTAAATTCCTCTACAAATAATGAATTATAAATTAAGTCATTACAGTATTTTACAGATAAACAGTAAAATAGTTCAATGTATTCTTAATGTCCATGTATCCCTCAaccacagctaaaatgacattttctccatatttacatttttaaaaagcaatgatcagaataactgaagctgtCATACCTGCTGCCGATGCTCTTCAGGATATGTTTGCaagtgctgtttttattcagtCCGACCCAACACATCAGATAAAGGGTTTCCTTGAAAACTGCATCAAACAGAAGATGTGCAAGCATAAATCAAGATTAGTCTCAACAGGACTGTTTCACAGATAAGCGTGAAGAGCGGGAAAAGGCCACCGTCAGATTTTGGTGGTGTTATTACACTTCAGTTTTCTGTGGTTCACTATTTAACTTGCTCAATTTACTTCCTTGCACCTCATCATTTCCCCTCTATATGTTTGGATTGCACATCGTATGACCTATGTTTGATGTCACTTTAAGGTTTGGCTGAAAAATAAATTTGTGTGTGCAAACCAGCCTTACAAACTCCTCTAAACTCTGCACGTCTGCCTTGAGAATCTTTagaaaaatccacatttgtcCTTTTATATCGCACCTTCATCTCTTTCTGTCCACACAGCAGAGACGGGTTGACACCAGTTTGTGTGGTTTATTAAAggtcagtgtttttcttttcagagaaAAGTGTGAcaggtccacttcctgttaacaCATCCTGCTCTTATAACAAGTAGAATCACACTTCTTCACAGCCTTGGTCTAACCAGTGATCTCCCCATGTCCAAATGGGACAGTGTCTTTGTGAAGTCTGTCGGTCCGGTACATAGGATCAATCCTCACAGCTGCTTGGCATCAAAAGGCgaagtttgttttaattgttgGACTGAACCCTGTCAGTAATCAGGAAGTTTCCACACTGTTCTGCATTGAACTGTAACTATATCCAGGATTAGAATGGAACCCTCCTGTCCACCACAAATGCCGTCATGGCATAAATCATTGTGCACCAAACCAGCCAGAAATGATGAGAACTTAAATTTGCTTGTTACTAATTATCAAACCTTACTCTATGGCATGTTCGCTGGCAGCCCACAAGTGAAACCCAATTAAAGGTGTGACTGGTTTTTGATTAAGATATTAACCTCCAAACGCGCAGAAGGCCAAAGTTGGGAATATTCACTACGTCCCAGGTGTGTATCGCAATAACTTGTCATGAGGTCAAAAACATGATTTACTGCTGTAATCTCTGCAAATATTACCAGTAAGTCTGACCACTGAAGCAGAAATGAACACCAGAGAACTGAGGAACCTCTTTCAGTCATTCAAATCAAGTTTTTGTTCACGTCCCAGCTGTTGTCAACTAAAGAAAGGTCTGCACTTTCTGATCTTTGGACTTCCCAACACATTTTTAACTGAAggactctttcttttttcttctttcttcttcacaaaCTATTTCATGTAGATGTGCACAGAGGCAACCGCTGTCATCCCAGCAGCAGACGACGCACCCTGAAACCACTTCCACCAAACCATTTCTTCACAGTAAAACCTTACTTCTTTTCCACAAAAGATGATCTCATTCACAATCAAGAAAGTATTCTCTGATCCAACACATGGAGGTCATCagattaaaatgatattttctggCAAAACTTTATATTAAGACCCAATGTGGTGGTAAAATAGTGTTCTAGTATCAGCAGAGGAAGTGGTTTGCATGACGAAACAAGGGAGCTCTTTCTCATTTGTCTCATTTACAGAAAGCTTTGATGAATACCAGCTTTATTTTAACACAAGGAACCTGACAAAGGAGTCGGAGAAAACAGAagtaaaatggaaaaacacGACAGAAATGGCACCTAAATCCActgtcagctgctgctttcttcttcctgtttatATGGAACAGCCTCAGAGGTCATTTTGCACATTTCAACCCAGCATTTTTCCCAACAGGGTTCTAGTAATTTTGTCATAAATGTCATGAGTGATGTTGTGGTGCAGATAAGAATGTTTTGTTCAGATAAGATTTTTGTTCAGATGAGGACTGAGCCCGGAATAACTGGCAACCCAGTACTAAGTAGAGCAGATAACATGACTGCAGTTGTGCCGATATTAAACCTGATAACCAATAAAGCCATATATGGTCGAGGCATTGAATGGACGTGCTTTTACAAAGTCGGGCATGTCGGAGTGAACAGTCTACTGGGATAGACAGGTCCCAgtagctgtttttattctgccATAAGTGGAACTATTGAAAAGATTTACATGGATTTCATCCCAGTTAGTGATGCAGATCTATACTGAATCACgtctatttttttcccatctttattCCACCAGTTTTTATCTGCAActtactgtctgtctgtctcaccaaGACAACAGCCCAGTGTGCATTATTTGACTACAATTATAGACTTTTATATATAGTATTACTAAACATTTCTGTTTGAAAAGACTCCTCCCTCAACAGGTCAGAATAAAATATGTAGTTCTGTATTCACTGACCTGACCGACCAGAGCAGATGGCTTCTTGTACACATTCAAGTATAAAACATATTTGCTTCTTTAAAGTTGGTATAACGTGATTATTTAGGGATGGACAAGGATGGACAGGTTTCAAgtccaggacacacacacgtacatgttCTGCACCCCCTTGGCCTCCCTCTTGAATGCAGGGCTGGTATGAGAGGACAGATCAGCAGAGAAGTTCCGGTTGAGAATTGACAGGCAGATGATGTACTGCTGCTGGACCCGAGACTCCAACACCCAAACCCTGTAGTCTGTCAAAGAAGAATATAAAACTGAGAATAATGTTGAAGTGCTTGATGAACTAAAG
Coding sequences within:
- the LOC130521113 gene encoding uncharacterized protein LOC130521113, producing the protein MRQQDQPWRDPPLSKECKSKEGVSCQMRLPDDLIKGDKYEARIRVQATRHKSTWSDWSPSESWVATVGREKPTVAQPSAQIGSPPGPQGSTHPVFRGAHRAPAGSQHKSQVLHVLQSSRAMLINEFYNTNDEETKVSSTMDLSCYNDFNNTINCVWNSTHEHQDDVCTIEAVRPHENNYYNSSCQLHPVDLSRPKQKNCTMFFRKYQFAETQTWFINISCSTKGQVLSVTYIPSCHIKLNPPPKPEVNLTTVVWFPQYPRHLRFKEYCGQLQLRQQDQPWRDPPLSKECKSEGLSCQNTAA